One genomic window of Neisseria sp. oral taxon 014 str. F0314 includes the following:
- a CDS encoding DUF502 domain-containing protein translates to MAEHKAESGKIGKALKKYLITGVLVWLPIAVTIWVINYIVSASDQLINLLPLRWQPKNLIGFDVPGLGVILTVAALFITGLFGANVLGKRIISAWDGMLSHIPVVKSIYTSVKKVSESLLSDGSRSFKTPVLVPFPQPEIWTLAFVSGSIPQALQNSLPQDEEYVSVYVPTTPNPTGGYYIMVKKSDVRELDMSVDEALKYVISLGMVMPDELPVKLSEDGGQSGGRIS, encoded by the coding sequence ATGGCAGAACATAAAGCCGAAAGCGGCAAAATAGGCAAGGCATTGAAAAAATACCTGATAACGGGCGTGCTGGTATGGCTGCCCATTGCCGTAACCATTTGGGTCATCAACTATATCGTGTCGGCCTCCGACCAGTTGATTAACCTGCTGCCGCTGCGGTGGCAGCCGAAAAACCTTATCGGATTCGATGTGCCCGGATTGGGCGTCATCCTGACCGTGGCGGCGTTGTTTATCACAGGGTTGTTCGGGGCCAACGTATTGGGCAAGCGGATTATTTCCGCGTGGGACGGGATGCTGAGCCATATTCCCGTCGTCAAATCCATCTATACCAGCGTTAAAAAAGTATCCGAGTCGCTGCTTTCAGACGGCAGCCGCTCGTTTAAAACGCCCGTTCTCGTGCCGTTTCCCCAGCCTGAAATCTGGACGCTGGCATTCGTTTCCGGCAGCATTCCCCAGGCGTTGCAAAACAGCCTGCCGCAGGATGAAGAATACGTTTCCGTATATGTTCCGACCACGCCTAACCCGACCGGCGGCTATTACATCATGGTGAAAAAGAGCGACGTGCGCGAACTCGACATGAGCGTGGACGAGGCCTTGAAATATGTGATTTCGCTGGGAATGGTAATGCCGGACGAATTGCCCGTCAAACTTTCGGAAGACGGCGGGCAGTCTGGAGGGCGGATTTCCTAA
- a CDS encoding phospholipase A, producing the protein MVLGAGFAVLSPMSWAADAALQCTTVEDNALRLACYDKVYAAQLPPVKPLPAATEKAGVKTPVDLKKTVSEGLEKKEAVIVFDKPEHNVAEEDLHKAAESYSPLSAMYDLDKNDTRGILSVREHNPMYLLPVWYNSSPNYSPHSPTRGTTSAERFSEQKRAEVKMQVSFKSKIAEDLFKSRADLWFGYTQKSDWQIYNQGRKSAPFRNTDYEPEIFITQPVKADLPFGGKLRMIGAGFLHTSNGQSRPESRSWNRVYTMAGMEWGRLTLVPRLWLPVFDKSNDDNDNPDIKDYMGYGDLKVQYRLDDKKNIYSVWRYNPKTGHGAVEAAYTFPLKGRLKGVVRGFHGYGESLIDYNHKQNGIGIGLMFNDWDGI; encoded by the coding sequence ATGGTTCTGGGCGCGGGATTTGCCGTGCTGTCGCCGATGTCGTGGGCGGCGGATGCCGCCTTGCAGTGCACGACAGTGGAAGACAATGCGCTGCGTTTGGCCTGTTACGACAAAGTCTATGCTGCGCAATTGCCGCCGGTCAAACCGCTTCCTGCCGCGACGGAAAAGGCCGGGGTCAAAACACCTGTCGATTTGAAGAAAACAGTCAGCGAGGGTTTGGAAAAGAAAGAAGCAGTCATTGTTTTTGACAAGCCTGAACATAATGTTGCCGAGGAAGACCTGCACAAAGCCGCCGAATCGTATTCGCCGCTGAGCGCCATGTATGATTTGGACAAAAACGACACCCGCGGGATTTTGTCTGTACGCGAACACAATCCCATGTACCTTTTACCCGTGTGGTACAACAGCAGCCCGAATTATTCCCCGCATTCACCGACCCGCGGTACGACGTCTGCGGAACGTTTCTCCGAGCAAAAGCGCGCCGAAGTCAAAATGCAGGTTTCCTTTAAAAGCAAAATTGCAGAAGATTTGTTTAAAAGCCGTGCCGATTTATGGTTCGGATATACTCAGAAATCCGATTGGCAGATTTACAATCAAGGCCGTAAATCTGCGCCTTTCCGCAATACCGACTACGAACCGGAAATTTTCATCACCCAGCCGGTGAAGGCCGATCTGCCCTTCGGCGGCAAGTTGCGCATGATAGGCGCGGGATTCCTGCACACGTCCAACGGTCAGAGCCGTCCCGAATCGCGTTCGTGGAACAGGGTATATACGATGGCGGGCATGGAATGGGGCAGGTTGACGCTGGTGCCGCGGCTGTGGCTGCCCGTGTTCGACAAAAGCAACGACGACAACGACAATCCCGACATTAAAGACTACATGGGCTATGGCGACCTGAAGGTGCAATACCGCTTGGACGACAAGAAAAATATTTATTCGGTTTGGCGTTACAACCCGAAAACCGGACACGGCGCAGTGGAGGCGGCTTATACCTTTCCGCTTAAAGGCCGTCTGAAAGGTGTGGTACGCGGCTTCCACGGCTATGGCGAAAGCCTTATTGATTACAATCACAAACAGAACGGTATCGGCATCGGCCTGATGTTCAACGATTGGGACGGAATCTAA
- the rpsT gene encoding 30S ribosomal protein S20: MANSAQARKRARQSVKQRAHNASLRTAFRTAVKKVLKAVEAGDKAAAQAVYKESVKVIDRIADKGVYHKNKAARHKSRLSAKIKALA, from the coding sequence ATGGCAAACAGCGCACAAGCCCGCAAACGTGCCCGCCAATCGGTTAAACAACGCGCCCACAACGCCAGCCTGCGTACCGCTTTCCGTACTGCGGTTAAGAAGGTGCTGAAAGCTGTCGAAGCAGGCGATAAAGCCGCCGCCCAGGCTGTTTACAAAGAGTCGGTAAAAGTTATTGACCGTATCGCCGATAAAGGTGTTTATCACAAAAACAAAGCGGCCCGCCACAAGAGCCGCTTGTCTGCCAAAATTAAAGCATTGGCTTGA
- a CDS encoding extracellular solute-binding protein, with the protein MKKSVLAVLAALSLAACGGGQKAEPQAGAQASAANAGTPAATDTLNIYNWSNYVDESTVDDFKKQNKLKLRYDLYENNETLEAKMLTGKSGYDLVVPGIAFLPRQIEAGAYQKINKDLIPNYKNIDPELLKMLETADPGNQYAVPYFSGVNTLAITAKGKKILGGKLPENGWDLLFKPEYTNKLKSCGIALWDTPSEMFPIVLNYLGKDPKGSNPADIKAAAEVLKAIRPDVKRFSPSIIDELARGEICLAAGNGGDLNLAKARSEEVKNNVGIEVLTPKGMGFWIESWLIPVDAKNVANAHKYINYTLDPEVAAKNGIAVTFAPASKPAREKMPAKLVATRSIFPTAEDMKNGFVMPQMSSDAKKLSVNLWQKIKVGSH; encoded by the coding sequence ATGAAAAAATCCGTATTAGCCGTATTGGCGGCATTGTCGCTGGCCGCCTGCGGCGGCGGGCAGAAAGCCGAACCTCAAGCCGGTGCGCAAGCATCTGCTGCCAACGCCGGTACGCCTGCCGCAACCGATACCCTCAATATCTACAACTGGTCGAACTATGTCGACGAAAGTACGGTTGACGATTTCAAAAAGCAGAACAAACTCAAGTTGCGCTACGATTTATATGAAAACAACGAGACTCTGGAAGCGAAAATGCTGACCGGCAAATCGGGGTATGACCTAGTGGTGCCGGGCATCGCCTTCCTGCCGCGCCAAATCGAGGCCGGAGCGTATCAAAAAATTAATAAGGACCTGATTCCCAACTATAAAAATATCGACCCCGAACTGCTGAAGATGCTGGAAACTGCCGATCCGGGCAATCAGTATGCAGTGCCGTATTTCTCCGGCGTAAACACTTTGGCGATTACGGCGAAAGGCAAGAAAATCTTGGGCGGCAAACTACCTGAAAACGGCTGGGATTTACTGTTCAAACCGGAATACACCAACAAACTGAAATCCTGCGGCATCGCGCTGTGGGACACGCCGAGCGAAATGTTCCCGATTGTCCTGAACTATCTGGGTAAAGACCCCAAAGGTTCGAATCCTGCCGACATCAAGGCGGCGGCGGAAGTGTTGAAAGCCATCCGTCCCGACGTCAAACGCTTCAGCCCGTCCATCATTGACGAGCTGGCACGCGGCGAAATCTGTCTGGCGGCGGGCAACGGCGGCGATTTGAACTTGGCCAAAGCCCGCTCGGAAGAGGTGAAAAACAATGTCGGCATCGAGGTGTTGACTCCGAAAGGCATGGGCTTCTGGATTGAATCATGGCTGATTCCGGTCGATGCGAAAAACGTCGCCAACGCCCACAAATACATCAACTACACGCTGGACCCCGAAGTGGCTGCGAAAAACGGTATTGCCGTTACCTTTGCGCCCGCAAGCAAACCGGCGCGTGAAAAAATGCCGGCCAAACTGGTTGCCACCCGTTCTATCTTCCCGACTGCGGAAGACATGAAAAACGGTTTCGTGATGCCGCAAATGAGTTCGGACGCGAAAAAACTGAGCGTGAACCTGTGGCAGAAAATCAAAGTAGGTTCGCACTAA
- the lpxH gene encoding UDP-2,3-diacylglucosamine diphosphatase has translation MTVYFIADLHLSEARPDLTELFLHFMYGEAEKAQAVYILGDLFDFWIGDDERSVLTDTVKQAIRHLTGRGVKCYFIHGNRDFLLGKRFAAETGMILLPEYQTVDLFGRKTLICHGDTLCTDDVRYQQFRRKVHQKWRQKLFLLLPLPLRVGIAKKIRQTSKQDKQRKAAEIMDVNPQTVAETVGRYGADLLIHGHTHRQNIHRNDGFTRIVLGDWKKDRASILKIDEHGFGFI, from the coding sequence ATGACCGTTTATTTCATTGCCGACCTGCACCTGAGCGAAGCCCGCCCGGACCTGACCGAACTCTTCCTGCACTTTATGTATGGCGAGGCGGAAAAAGCGCAGGCGGTTTACATACTCGGCGACCTGTTTGACTTTTGGATAGGCGATGACGAACGCTCCGTCCTGACGGATACGGTCAAACAGGCCATCCGCCATCTGACCGGACGCGGGGTGAAATGCTATTTTATCCACGGCAACCGCGATTTCCTGCTCGGCAAACGTTTCGCCGCGGAAACCGGCATGATTTTGCTGCCCGAATACCAAACGGTTGATTTGTTCGGACGGAAAACGCTCATCTGCCACGGCGACACCTTGTGTACGGACGATGTCCGCTACCAGCAGTTCCGCCGCAAAGTGCACCAAAAATGGCGGCAGAAGCTGTTTCTGCTGCTGCCGCTGCCGCTGCGAGTCGGCATCGCCAAAAAAATCCGCCAAACCAGCAAGCAGGACAAACAGCGCAAAGCGGCCGAAATCATGGACGTCAACCCGCAAACTGTGGCCGAAACGGTCGGCAGATACGGAGCGGACTTGCTGATACACGGCCATACCCACCGCCAGAACATCCACCGCAACGACGGATTTACGCGGATTGTATTGGGCGACTGGAAAAAGGACCGAGCGTCCATCCTGAAAATCGACGAACACGGATTCGGATTTATCTGA
- the nagZ gene encoding beta-N-acetylhexosaminidase: protein MTRPIIPRGPVMADVNAFRLTDEEKQRLLDPAVGGVILFRRNFENVAQLKELVREIKAVRTPELIVAVDHEGGRVQRFIDGFTRLPAMNVLGRIWDEQGPAAAKAQAEQVGWVLAAELSACGIDLSFTPVLDLDWGQCAVIGNRSFHHDAETVAELALALQKGLNRGGMKSCGKHFPGHGFVEGDSHHVLPQDGRSMAELEAADIVPFRRMSAAGMAAVMPAHVVYPQVDGNPAGFSAKWLKDILRRDIGFKGVIFSDDLTMEGACGAGGIKERARISFDAGCDIVLVCNRPDLVDELRDGFDMPDNAELAARWQYMANTLGADEAEKTMRTEAFRAAQEATARLASPKDTEGGVKVGEAF, encoded by the coding sequence ATGACCCGACCCATCATCCCGCGCGGTCCGGTAATGGCCGATGTCAACGCCTTCCGTCTGACCGACGAAGAAAAACAGCGTCTGCTTGACCCTGCCGTCGGCGGCGTGATTCTGTTCCGCCGCAATTTCGAAAACGTGGCGCAGCTCAAAGAGCTGGTGCGCGAAATCAAAGCTGTGCGCACGCCCGAACTGATTGTGGCGGTCGACCACGAAGGCGGCCGCGTGCAGCGTTTTATCGACGGTTTCACCCGCCTGCCCGCTATGAACGTGTTGGGCCGGATTTGGGACGAACAAGGCCCCGCTGCGGCCAAGGCGCAAGCCGAACAGGTCGGCTGGGTGCTGGCTGCCGAACTTTCCGCCTGCGGCATCGACCTGTCGTTTACCCCCGTGTTGGATTTGGATTGGGGGCAATGCGCCGTTATCGGCAACCGCAGTTTCCACCATGATGCCGAAACCGTGGCCGAGCTGGCCCTGGCCTTGCAGAAAGGGCTGAACCGCGGCGGCATGAAGTCTTGCGGCAAACACTTCCCCGGCCACGGCTTCGTCGAAGGCGACAGCCACCACGTCCTGCCGCAGGACGGCCGCAGTATGGCGGAGCTGGAAGCCGCAGACATCGTGCCGTTCCGCAGAATGAGCGCGGCAGGCATGGCGGCGGTTATGCCCGCCCATGTGGTTTATCCGCAGGTAGACGGCAATCCGGCCGGATTTTCCGCCAAATGGCTGAAAGATATCCTGCGCCGCGACATCGGCTTCAAAGGCGTGATTTTTTCAGACGACCTGACGATGGAAGGCGCGTGTGGCGCAGGCGGCATCAAAGAGCGGGCGCGGATTTCGTTCGATGCGGGCTGCGACATCGTGCTGGTGTGCAACCGCCCTGATTTGGTTGACGAACTGAGGGACGGTTTCGATATGCCCGACAATGCCGAACTCGCCGCCCGCTGGCAGTATATGGCCAATACGTTGGGGGCGGACGAGGCAGAAAAAACAATGCGGACCGAGGCATTCCGAGCCGCCCAAGAAGCTACTGCGCGGCTGGCGTCGCCGAAAGACACCGAGGGCGGTGTGAAAGTGGGCGAAGCATTCTGA
- a CDS encoding Na+/H+ antiporter NhaC family protein produces the protein MELADYSHSFLSVVPAALALLLAVVTRRVLLSLGIGIILGAVLLAGGNPSNTLLHLKDMAVGLVWTEGGWSLGKFKILIFLLLLGVFTSLLTYSGSNQAFADWAKHHIKDKRGAKMLTAGLVFVTFIDDYFHSLAVGAIARPVADKFKISRAKLAYILDSTAAPMCVLMPVSSWGASIIATLAGLLVTYKITGYTPMGTFVAMSLMNYYALFALIMVFVVAWFSFDIGSMARLEHAAQHENHDEAQISDGVKGRVYALIISMLVLIFATVSAMLYTGSRSLETFSILGAFENTDVNTSLVVGGLSGVAAVLLTTVGAIKPSDYGTAVWQGIKSMFGAITILILAWLISTVVSEMHTGEYLSTLVAGNINSGFLPVILFLLASVMAFATGTSWGTFGIMLPIAAAMAVKVDATLVIPCMSAVMAGAVCGDHCSPISDTTILSSTGARCNHMDHVTSQLPYALTVAAAAGAGYLALGFAKSALLGFAVTGVVLAVLILMLKNKNAAQKS, from the coding sequence ATGGAATTGGCCGATTATTCACATTCGTTCTTATCCGTCGTCCCCGCCGCGCTGGCCTTGTTGCTGGCAGTCGTTACCCGCCGCGTGCTGCTGTCGCTGGGAATCGGCATCATTCTCGGTGCGGTGCTGCTGGCGGGCGGGAATCCGTCAAACACCCTGCTGCACTTGAAAGACATGGCGGTCGGGCTGGTCTGGACGGAAGGCGGCTGGTCGCTGGGCAAGTTCAAAATTCTGATTTTCCTGCTGCTGCTGGGCGTGTTTACCTCGCTGCTCACTTATTCCGGCAGCAATCAGGCGTTTGCGGATTGGGCGAAGCACCATATCAAAGACAAACGCGGGGCGAAAATGCTGACGGCGGGACTGGTATTCGTTACTTTCATCGACGACTATTTCCACAGCCTCGCCGTGGGTGCGATTGCCCGCCCTGTCGCCGACAAATTCAAAATTTCCCGCGCCAAGCTGGCCTATATCCTTGACTCGACCGCCGCGCCGATGTGCGTGCTGATGCCCGTCTCAAGCTGGGGCGCCTCGATTATCGCCACGCTGGCCGGTTTGCTCGTTACTTACAAAATCACCGGATACACGCCGATGGGCACGTTCGTCGCCATGAGCCTGATGAATTATTACGCCTTGTTCGCGCTGATTATGGTGTTTGTCGTCGCTTGGTTTTCCTTCGACATCGGCTCGATGGCGCGCCTCGAACATGCCGCACAACATGAAAACCACGACGAGGCCCAGATTTCAGACGGCGTGAAAGGGCGGGTTTACGCGCTGATTATTTCCATGCTGGTGCTGATTTTTGCCACCGTGTCCGCCATGTTGTACACCGGCAGCCGTTCGCTGGAAACTTTCAGTATTTTGGGGGCGTTTGAAAATACCGATGTGAACACTTCGCTGGTGGTCGGCGGGTTGTCGGGCGTGGCGGCGGTATTACTGACCACCGTCGGCGCCATCAAACCCTCCGATTACGGCACAGCGGTTTGGCAGGGCATAAAATCCATGTTCGGCGCGATTACCATTTTGATTTTAGCGTGGCTCATCAGTACTGTGGTCAGCGAAATGCACACCGGCGAATACCTTTCCACGCTGGTTGCCGGCAACATCAATTCCGGCTTCCTGCCCGTTATCCTGTTCCTGCTGGCCAGCGTGATGGCGTTCGCCACCGGCACAAGCTGGGGCACGTTCGGCATCATGCTGCCGATTGCCGCCGCAATGGCGGTCAAAGTCGACGCCACGCTGGTGATTCCCTGTATGTCGGCAGTCATGGCCGGCGCAGTGTGCGGCGACCACTGTTCGCCCATTTCCGACACGACGATTTTGTCGTCCACCGGCGCACGCTGCAACCACATGGACCACGTTACCTCGCAACTGCCTTACGCGCTGACGGTGGCTGCGGCGGCGGGTGCGGGTTATCTGGCTTTGGGTTTCGCCAAATCGGCACTGCTGGGTTTTGCCGTAACAGGCGTGGTGTTGGCCGTATTGATTTTAATGCTGAAAAATAAGAATGCCGCGCAGAAATCTTGA
- a CDS encoding DegQ family serine endoprotease, with protein MNKKHAYLAVVAASALVLGGCDKVESFFGNNDKSGELVQRIETKKNDGSVNMLLPDFAQLFEQEGQAVVNIQATKAVKSADNSEENSMDLSQFPDNDPFYEFFKRLVPNMPDMPEQDEGSDELNFGSGFIISQDGYILTNTHVVANMANIKVLLNDKRAYSAKLIGSDQQSDVALIKIDAKDLPVVKIGNPKDLKPGEWVAAIGAPFGFDNSITAGIVSAKGRSLPNENYTPFIQTDVAINPGNSGGPLFNLKGQVVGINSQIYSRSGGFMGISFAIPIDVAMNVADQIKKTGKVQRGQLGVIIQEVSYDLAKSFGLDKAGGALVAKIMPNSPAAQAGLQVGDIVRSVNGEEVRASSDLPVMVGAIAPGKEVRLGVWRKGEEISVKVQLGSVGASVETGSSGSSNPAKQPDAAGFTVENTGLTLQVQNSDNKQHLIVTRVTGAAERAGLKRGDEILAVSQITVDDESTFRSALENAGKNVPLLVQRDGNTLFLALNLQ; from the coding sequence GTGAACAAAAAGCACGCATATTTGGCAGTGGTAGCCGCTTCGGCATTGGTGCTGGGCGGGTGCGACAAAGTGGAAAGTTTTTTCGGCAACAACGATAAAAGCGGTGAGCTGGTACAACGCATCGAAACCAAGAAAAACGACGGCAGCGTCAACATGCTGCTGCCCGACTTTGCCCAACTGTTCGAGCAGGAAGGGCAGGCAGTGGTCAATATCCAGGCGACCAAAGCGGTGAAGAGTGCCGACAATTCCGAAGAAAACAGCATGGATTTGAGCCAGTTTCCCGACAACGATCCGTTTTACGAGTTTTTCAAGCGTCTGGTGCCGAACATGCCCGATATGCCCGAACAGGACGAAGGCAGCGACGAACTGAATTTCGGTTCGGGCTTCATCATCAGCCAGGACGGCTACATCCTGACCAACACCCACGTCGTTGCCAATATGGCCAATATCAAGGTGTTGCTGAACGACAAACGTGCGTATTCGGCCAAATTAATCGGTTCCGACCAGCAATCCGACGTCGCCCTGATTAAAATCGACGCCAAAGACCTGCCCGTGGTCAAAATCGGCAATCCGAAAGATTTGAAACCGGGCGAATGGGTGGCGGCCATCGGCGCACCGTTCGGCTTCGACAACAGCATCACCGCCGGCATCGTGTCCGCCAAGGGCCGCAGCCTGCCGAACGAAAATTATACGCCGTTTATCCAGACCGACGTCGCCATCAACCCCGGCAATTCGGGTGGGCCGCTGTTTAACCTGAAAGGGCAGGTGGTCGGCATCAATTCGCAGATTTACAGCCGCAGCGGCGGATTTATGGGCATTTCGTTCGCCATCCCGATTGATGTGGCGATGAATGTGGCCGACCAAATCAAGAAAACCGGCAAGGTGCAGCGCGGCCAGCTCGGGGTGATTATTCAGGAAGTATCATACGATTTGGCCAAATCGTTCGGTTTGGACAAGGCCGGCGGCGCACTGGTGGCCAAAATCATGCCCAACAGTCCGGCGGCCCAGGCCGGTTTGCAGGTGGGCGACATCGTGCGCAGCGTCAACGGCGAGGAAGTGCGCGCCTCCAGCGACCTGCCCGTTATGGTGGGTGCGATTGCTCCGGGTAAGGAAGTCAGGTTGGGCGTATGGCGTAAGGGCGAAGAAATTTCCGTCAAAGTACAGCTCGGCAGCGTCGGCGCATCGGTGGAAACCGGCAGCTCCGGCAGCAGCAATCCCGCCAAACAGCCGGATGCGGCGGGTTTTACCGTCGAAAATACCGGACTGACCTTGCAGGTGCAGAATTCCGATAACAAACAGCATTTGATTGTAACGCGGGTAACGGGCGCCGCCGAACGCGCAGGCCTGAAGCGCGGCGACGAAATCTTAGCCGTGAGCCAGATTACGGTAGACGACGAATCCACCTTCCGCAGCGCATTGGAAAATGCGGGTAAAAACGTGCCGCTCTTGGTGCAGCGCGACGGCAACACGCTGTTTTTGGCGTTGAACCTGCAATAA
- the nth gene encoding endonuclease III, with translation MNKRIRQEIFERFRAANPHPTTELNFNSPFELLIAVLLSAQATDVGVNKATAKLFPVAATPQAMLDLGLDGVMEYTKTIGLYKTKSKHIMQTCRILLEKYHGEVPADRSALEALPGVGRKTANVVLNTAFGQPVMAVDTHIFRVSNRTKIAPGKDVREVEDKLMRFVPKEFLMDAHHWLILHGRYTCKALKPQCKTCIINDLCEYPAKLM, from the coding sequence ATGAACAAACGCATCCGCCAAGAAATCTTCGAGCGTTTCCGCGCCGCCAATCCGCACCCGACCACCGAACTCAACTTTAACTCGCCCTTCGAGCTGCTTATCGCCGTCCTCTTGTCGGCGCAGGCCACCGACGTAGGCGTGAACAAGGCGACGGCAAAACTGTTTCCCGTGGCCGCCACGCCGCAGGCGATGCTGGATTTGGGGTTGGACGGCGTGATGGAATACACCAAAACCATAGGGCTTTACAAAACCAAGTCCAAACACATCATGCAGACCTGCCGCATCCTGCTGGAAAAATATCACGGCGAAGTGCCCGCCGACCGTTCCGCGCTGGAAGCACTGCCCGGAGTGGGGCGCAAAACGGCAAACGTGGTGCTGAACACGGCGTTCGGGCAGCCGGTCATGGCGGTCGACACCCATATCTTCCGCGTTTCCAACCGCACCAAAATCGCGCCGGGCAAGGACGTGCGCGAGGTGGAGGACAAGCTGATGCGCTTTGTGCCGAAAGAGTTTCTGATGGACGCGCATCATTGGCTCATCCTGCATGGCCGCTACACCTGCAAAGCGTTGAAACCGCAATGTAAAACCTGCATTATCAACGATTTGTGCGAATATCCGGCCAAACTGATGTAG
- the hemC gene encoding hydroxymethylbilane synthase: MNPKKLVIASRESLLAMWQAKHIQGRLKALYPDCEVEILGMTTRGDQILDKTLSKIGGKGLFIKELEQALQDGRADLAVHSIKDVPMDLPEGFALAAIGERANPFDAFVSNQYARLEEMPKGTIVGTSSLRREAQLRARYPHLVIKPLRGNVQTRLSKLDNGEYDAIILAAAGLQRLELDERIRLILSEADSLPAAGQGALGIEIASHRTDLLDVLKPLNHDITRACVTAERALARALGGSCQVPLAAYCTEEDGLLTLRGLVGHPDGSVILQADAQAPAAYADALGRAVAKKLADDGAQELIEAVLAEQA; this comes from the coding sequence ATGAACCCGAAAAAACTCGTCATTGCCAGCCGCGAAAGCCTGCTTGCCATGTGGCAGGCGAAGCATATCCAAGGCCGTCTGAAAGCCCTGTATCCCGACTGCGAAGTTGAAATCTTGGGCATGACCACGCGCGGCGACCAGATTTTGGACAAAACCCTGTCGAAAATCGGCGGCAAAGGCCTGTTTATCAAAGAGTTGGAACAAGCCTTGCAAGACGGACGCGCCGATTTGGCGGTGCATTCGATTAAAGACGTGCCGATGGATTTGCCCGAAGGCTTTGCCCTTGCCGCCATCGGCGAGCGCGCCAATCCGTTTGACGCGTTCGTATCCAACCAATACGCGCGTTTGGAGGAAATGCCCAAAGGTACCATCGTCGGCACATCCAGCCTGCGCCGCGAAGCCCAGTTGCGCGCCCGCTATCCGCACTTAGTAATCAAGCCCCTGCGCGGCAACGTGCAAACCCGCCTGTCCAAACTCGACAACGGCGAATACGATGCCATCATCCTCGCCGCCGCCGGATTGCAGCGTTTGGAACTGGACGAACGCATCCGCCTGATTCTCTCCGAAGCCGACAGCCTGCCCGCTGCCGGACAAGGCGCGTTGGGTATCGAAATCGCCTCACACCGCACCGACCTCCTCGACGTATTGAAACCCTTAAACCACGATATAACACGCGCCTGCGTTACCGCCGAACGCGCCCTCGCCCGCGCTTTGGGCGGAAGCTGCCAAGTCCCGCTTGCCGCGTATTGCACCGAAGAAGACGGCCTGCTCACCCTGCGCGGGCTGGTCGGACACCCCGACGGCTCGGTAATCTTGCAGGCAGACGCGCAAGCCCCCGCCGCCTACGCCGACGCGCTCGGACGCGCAGTCGCCAAAAAGCTGGCGGACGACGGCGCGCAGGAATTGATTGAAGCGGTGTTGGCAGAACAGGCCTAA
- the ybeY gene encoding rRNA maturation RNase YbeY, translating into MKRAKKYPFLQLQRRRFVLNFENASAASGVPSEKDFYRWAWLAVKQRYRRADISLILLDEEEARAYNRDYRGKDYATNVLSFALNEGEILPDQFSDGLCGDLIICPQVVFKEAAEQGKTAEQHFAHLTLHGTLHLMGYDHIEDHDAEEMEALEIRLMQALNYPNPYREDEY; encoded by the coding sequence ATGAAGCGTGCTAAAAAATACCCGTTCCTGCAATTACAGCGCCGGCGTTTTGTTTTAAACTTTGAAAACGCTTCGGCCGCTTCAGGTGTGCCGTCTGAAAAAGACTTCTACCGCTGGGCGTGGCTGGCGGTCAAACAACGCTACCGCCGCGCCGACATCAGCCTGATTCTTCTGGACGAAGAAGAAGCCCGCGCCTACAACCGCGATTACCGCGGCAAAGACTACGCCACCAATGTTTTGAGTTTCGCCCTGAACGAAGGCGAAATCCTGCCCGACCAGTTTTCAGACGGCCTCTGCGGCGATTTGATTATCTGCCCGCAGGTCGTGTTTAAAGAAGCGGCCGAACAGGGCAAAACCGCCGAACAGCACTTTGCCCACCTCACCCTCCACGGCACGCTGCACCTGATGGGTTACGACCACATCGAAGATCACGATGCCGAAGAAATGGAGGCACTCGAAATCCGCCTGATGCAGGCATTGAATTACCCCAACCCTTACCGAGAGGACGAATACTGA